A genomic stretch from Mya arenaria isolate MELC-2E11 chromosome 10, ASM2691426v1 includes:
- the LOC128205143 gene encoding uncharacterized protein LOC128205143, translated as MRGNVIKVFEKDDDDKKLFQFPDYLAVSPDLSTIYISDFNNDTLTLLTQEGRVLDVVKDNYNIYDPRNVTVDSAGRVYVCGQSFNAVSRLSPETGTVTALLGGQDVSWPRCVATSDRTGCLYVGMGDSKLIEIFENPK; from the exons ATGAGGGGGAATGTGATTAAG GTGTTTGAGaaggatgatgatgataagaAACTGTTCCAGTTCCCTGATTACCTAGCAGTAAGCCCTGACCTCAGCACAATATACATCAGTGACTTTAACAATGACACGTTGACTCTCCTAACACAAGAAGGCCGTGTTCTTGATGTAGTGAAGGATAATTACAACATTTACGACCCACGTAATGTGACAGTGGACTCTGCAGGTCGTGTGTACGTGTGTGGTCAGAGTTTCAACGCTGTGAGCCGGTTGTCACCCGAGACCGGCACTGTCACCGCGCTGCTTGGAGGACAGGATGTGAGTTGGCCACGTTGTGTAGCTACGAGCGATAGAACTGGATGTTTGTATGTAGGGATGGGAGACAGCAAGTTGATTGaaatttttgaaaatcctaaATAG
- the LOC128204640 gene encoding uncharacterized protein LOC128204640, with translation MSGSGRITAQVCMSASRRFLQTLVIFSGSIPHRTIEGVPTSWMFSSSESGHINAEIFYQWLGKVFIPNCGKERPFLLVLDNHDNHIFIPTIKAAIENGVVLVGFPGHTTHILQPLDVKVITKRYFLSAEVAKIVTNVGYVRDGVTVGNHKFPAILRHAIDQTSKASAQKPFEVTGQFPVNRNAIDTLQLITPTFSTAETSDGKIQFEAETCLTCGYFIKNPLVTRGIVPERLAQILVPPPAKPVAHVPKMSKKRVEKGRVVSTEEMLLELQEKERQEEEKRAGVEPRKKDAEEKHRVKAQEAEEKRQRKETTKAAREEKRKNEEDEKEARKRARMEKKSRPGRKEFREREIARVRAFSFVCGVCREHGTVTDEEKGLFWYSCDGCDRWFHNVCLSVDDLCKAVESLNGGEWMCDSCRPGLIEE, from the exons ATGTCTGGTAGCGGACGCATAACCGCCCAGGTCTGCATGTCGGCCAGCAGGAGGTTTTTACAAACACTAGTAATTTTTTCG GGAAGCATTCCACACAGGACGATCGAGGGTGTGCCAACGTCGTGGATGTTCAGCTCGAGTGAATCAGGCCACATAAACGCTGAAATATTTTACCAATGGCTGGGCAAGGTATTCATTCCGAACTGCGGGAAAGAAAGGCCATTTTTACTCGTGCTTGATAATCACGACAACCACATTTTCATTCCCACAATCAAGGCCGCGATCGAAAATGGCGTCGTGCTTGTTGGGTTTCCGGGGCACACGACCCACATACTTCAGCCTTTGGATGTGAAGGTAATTACTAAACGGT attttCTGTCCGCTGAAGTCGCAAAGATTGTGACAAACGTTGGATATGTGCGTGATGGAGTTACTGTCGGGAACCACAAATTCCCGGCAATTCTTCGTCACGCCATAGACCAGACTAGTAAGGCCTCTGCACAGAAGCCCTTCGAGGTAACTGGTCAGTTTCCAGTAAACAGGAATGCTATTGACACTTTACAGCTGATTACACCGACGTTCTCAACTGCAGAAACCAGTGATG GAAAGATTCAGTTTGAGGCAGAAACGTGTCTGACGTGTGGATACTTCATAAAGAACCCACTAGTTACAAGAGGCATAGTGCCCGAGAGATTGGCACAAATTTTGGTGCCTCCCCCAGCTAAACCAGTTGCCCACGTGCCCAAAATGTCAAAGAAAAGGGTTGAAAAGGGAAGGGTGGTTAGCACAGAGGAAATGTTGCTTGAACTCCAA GAGAAGGAGCGACAGGAGGAGGAAAAAAGGGCAGGTGTTGAGCCACGGAAGAAAGATGCAGAGGAGAAACACAGAGTGAAAGCTCAAGAAGCTGAGGAGAAAAGGCAGAGGAAAGAGACGACCAAGGCAGCCAGAGAGGAAAAGAGGAAGAATGAAGAAGACGAGAAGGAAGCGAGGAAGAGAGCTAGGATGGAGAAAAAGAGCAGACCCGGGAGAAAGGAATTTAGAGAAAGAGAAATAGCTCGTGTTCGAGCTTTTTCTTTTGTGTGTGGGGTTTGTAGAGAGCACGGGACTGTGACTGACGAAGAGAAAGGTCTATTTTGGTATAGTTGTGATGGCTGTGACCGATGGTTCCACAATGTGTGTCTGAGTGTTGATGATTTGTGCAAGGCAGTTGAGAGTTTGAATGGCGGTGAGTGGATGTGTGATTCGTGCAGACCAGGACTAATTGAggaatga